In a single window of the Bacillus mycoides genome:
- a CDS encoding DUF3888 domain-containing protein: MRKLLYFIVCSSVILFASPSVSVAQYDAPLMEDALYSVLFPKINKSIEKQYGSLKPYQCPKIISLKKVYSGTYLFQASIEVTKYEQVGGKIVPPFEKVTITFNNEEGEWEVTKVSVKRLPNDTKLNCKKTI; encoded by the coding sequence ATGCGAAAATTATTATATTTTATAGTATGCAGTAGTGTTATACTTTTTGCTTCACCGAGTGTGTCGGTAGCACAATATGATGCACCCCTTATGGAAGATGCCCTTTATTCTGTTTTATTTCCAAAAATAAATAAGTCAATTGAAAAACAATATGGGAGCTTGAAGCCTTATCAATGTCCTAAAATTATTAGTTTAAAAAAAGTGTATAGTGGTACATATTTATTTCAAGCGAGTATTGAAGTAACGAAGTATGAACAGGTTGGTGGGAAAATTGTTCCACCATTTGAGAAGGTAACGATTACATTTAATAACGAAGAGGGCGAATGGGAAGTGACAAAGGTTTCAGTAAAGCGCTTACCAAATGATACGAAATTAAACTGTAAAAAAACAATATAA
- the hisH gene encoding imidazole glycerol phosphate synthase subunit HisH: protein MIAIIDYGMGNIRSVEQALKYIGTEYIITDDKKEILRSDGVILPGVGTFPKAMGVLEEKDLVCVLKEVGSLGKPLLGICLGMQLLFEKSEELQNCNGLNLLPGVIRKLKVPYKIPHMGWNELKKEGEISLWNGVEDGSFVYYVHSYYADCPNEIVYGASEYGVKVPGFVAKGNIFGAQFHPEKSGEIGMRMLKNFKGVVEAWKSSQLSM, encoded by the coding sequence TTGATTGCAATTATAGATTATGGAATGGGAAATATTCGTAGTGTGGAACAAGCATTAAAATATATTGGAACAGAGTACATCATAACGGATGATAAAAAAGAAATATTGAGAAGTGATGGAGTTATTTTACCAGGAGTAGGCACATTTCCGAAAGCGATGGGCGTTTTAGAAGAAAAAGATTTAGTATGTGTGCTAAAAGAAGTTGGGAGCTTAGGAAAACCGCTTCTGGGTATTTGCTTAGGAATGCAGCTTTTATTTGAAAAAAGTGAGGAACTACAAAATTGTAACGGATTAAATTTATTGCCAGGTGTTATTCGAAAGTTAAAAGTTCCTTATAAAATTCCACATATGGGGTGGAATGAATTAAAAAAAGAAGGAGAAATATCGCTTTGGAATGGAGTAGAGGACGGTTCTTTCGTATATTATGTCCACTCTTATTATGCAGATTGTCCGAATGAAATTGTGTATGGGGCAAGTGAATATGGAGTGAAAGTACCTGGTTTTGTAGCAAAAGGAAATATATTTGGCGCACAGTTTCATCCTGAAAAAAGTGGGGAAATTGGGATGCGAATGTTAAAAAATTTCAAAGGGGTGGTAGAAGCATGGAAATCTTCCCAGCTATCGATGTAA
- a CDS encoding YozQ family protein, whose amino-acid sequence MAKQQNKQNVQAADQAYTSETNNTANSVIEEQISDTVAEGTIDAKLGKESQEKA is encoded by the coding sequence ATGGCGAAACAACAAAATAAACAAAACGTACAAGCGGCAGATCAAGCCTATACTTCTGAAACAAATAATACTGCTAACTCAGTTATTGAGGAACAAATTAGCGATACAGTTGCAGAAGGAACAATCGATGCGAAGCTTGGGAAAGAATCGCAAGAAAAAGCGTAA
- a CDS encoding LTA synthase family protein yields MLQNLFPKLRFALVAVVLLWIKTYIVYKLAFDIRIDNFFEEFMLFINPLASLLLFFGFALLASKYRNRIIIVISFILSFILFGNAMFYGFYNDFVTFPVLFQTNNMADLGTSIKELFTYKTLLLFADAIILMFISRKFPSFGDKTPLSRSEKRTFFSGVTVLLALQIVVSVIYKPQMFSRSFDRQTVVKNLGLYTYHLFDITLQSKSSAERVFASGDGFSEIKNYTDSKDKQVDKNLFGAAKGKNVILISMESTQSFVINKKINGKEITPFLNEFIKDSFYFDNFYHQTGQGKTSDAEFIVENSLYPLDRGSVFFTHATNEYTATPEQLKKYGYSSAVFHSNDKTFWNRDVMYPALGYDRYFNLNDYVGTEQMSVGWGLKDKEFFEQSIPKLKSLPQPFYTKFITLTNHFPFLLNPEDQYVDEFNSESGVLNRYFPTVRYTDEALKLFIKQLKDEGLYDNSVIVIYGDHYGISENHNAAMAQFLVKDAITPFDSMQLQRVPLIIHVPGQEGKVISKVSGQIDIKPTLLHLLGIKTNQSVEFGTDLFTKEKDPLMVMRDGSFVSEDYVYTKNMCYKRSTGEEADLTLCQPYIEKAKTELKLSDKLIYGDLLRFDPNNRYKTGTMTTKFE; encoded by the coding sequence ATGCTACAAAATCTGTTTCCAAAACTGCGATTTGCACTAGTTGCAGTCGTTTTATTATGGATAAAAACATATATTGTGTACAAGCTAGCATTTGATATTAGAATTGATAACTTCTTTGAAGAGTTTATGCTTTTTATTAACCCACTAGCTTCGTTACTTTTATTTTTTGGTTTCGCTTTACTTGCATCTAAGTACCGAAACCGAATTATTATTGTAATTAGTTTTATACTGTCATTTATTTTATTTGGAAATGCAATGTTTTACGGATTCTATAACGATTTTGTTACTTTCCCTGTTTTATTCCAAACAAATAATATGGCTGACTTAGGGACGAGTATAAAAGAACTCTTTACGTATAAAACATTACTTTTATTTGCAGACGCAATTATTTTAATGTTTATTTCGCGTAAATTCCCATCATTTGGTGATAAAACACCCCTTTCTCGCTCTGAGAAGCGAACTTTCTTTAGCGGTGTAACAGTATTATTAGCACTACAAATTGTTGTTTCAGTTATATATAAACCACAAATGTTCTCACGCTCGTTTGATCGTCAAACTGTCGTGAAAAATTTAGGGTTATACACATATCATCTATTTGATATTACACTTCAATCTAAGTCTTCAGCTGAGCGTGTATTTGCAAGTGGAGACGGGTTCTCTGAAATTAAAAACTATACAGACTCAAAAGATAAACAAGTTGATAAAAACTTATTTGGAGCTGCAAAGGGTAAAAATGTAATTTTAATTTCAATGGAATCTACACAAAGTTTTGTTATTAATAAAAAAATAAATGGAAAAGAGATTACTCCATTTTTAAATGAGTTTATTAAAGATAGTTTTTATTTCGATAACTTCTATCATCAAACGGGACAAGGTAAAACTTCTGATGCTGAATTTATCGTTGAAAATTCCCTTTATCCGTTAGACCGTGGTTCTGTATTCTTTACTCATGCAACAAATGAATACACTGCCACACCAGAACAATTAAAGAAATACGGATATTCTTCTGCTGTCTTCCATTCAAACGATAAAACGTTTTGGAATCGTGACGTAATGTATCCTGCGCTTGGATATGATCGTTACTTTAATTTAAATGATTACGTAGGAACGGAACAAATGTCTGTCGGTTGGGGATTAAAAGATAAAGAGTTCTTTGAGCAATCTATTCCAAAGTTAAAATCTTTACCACAACCGTTCTATACAAAATTTATTACGTTAACAAACCATTTTCCATTTCTTCTAAATCCAGAAGATCAATATGTTGATGAATTTAATTCCGAAAGTGGTGTTTTAAATCGCTACTTCCCAACCGTTCGTTACACGGATGAAGCTCTTAAATTATTTATTAAACAATTGAAAGACGAAGGACTATATGATAATTCCGTTATTGTCATTTATGGTGATCATTACGGCATTTCTGAAAACCATAATGCAGCTATGGCTCAGTTCCTTGTGAAAGACGCTATTACACCGTTTGATTCTATGCAATTACAACGCGTCCCTCTCATTATTCATGTGCCTGGCCAAGAAGGAAAAGTCATCTCTAAAGTATCTGGTCAAATTGATATTAAACCAACGTTACTTCATTTACTTGGTATTAAAACAAATCAATCCGTAGAATTTGGAACAGACTTATTTACGAAAGAAAAAGACCCTCTTATGGTAATGCGGGACGGCAGTTTTGTTTCGGAAGATTATGTTTATACAAAAAATATGTGCTATAAAAGAAGCACAGGTGAAGAAGCTGATTTAACACTATGTCAGCCTTATATTGAAAAAGCAAAAACAGAATTAAAATTATCCGACAAACTCATTTATGGAGATTTATTAAGATTTGATCCTAACAATCGATATAAAACCGGAACGATGACAACGAAATTTGAATAG
- a CDS encoding YezD family protein → MSVREHFDEVSEKIQAMLADMKYGSITIVVQDGKVIQLEKSEKVRLK, encoded by the coding sequence GTGAGCGTACGGGAGCATTTTGATGAAGTATCTGAGAAAATTCAAGCGATGCTTGCTGATATGAAATATGGTTCCATTACAATTGTTGTGCAAGATGGAAAAGTGATTCAATTAGAAAAAAGTGAAAAGGTTCGTTTAAAGTAA
- the hisF gene encoding imidazole glycerol phosphate synthase subunit HisF produces the protein MLAKRIIPCLDVKEGRVVKGVNFIGLQDVGNPVEIAALYNDAGADEIVFLDITATHEGRKTIIDVVEQTASKVFIPLTVGGGISSVKDMYNLLRAGADKVSINSAAVRNPKLIQEGAEHFGSQCIVVAIDARKVAEDKWNVYVNGGRLNTGMDAIEWARRVAQLGAGEILLTSMDADGTKNGYDLRLTGAISNSVSVPVIASGGCGHVDHIIEVFQKTTVDAALAASIFHYGEATVQDVKRKLREANVEVRL, from the coding sequence ATGTTAGCAAAACGAATTATTCCATGTCTAGATGTGAAAGAAGGGCGGGTAGTAAAGGGTGTGAATTTTATAGGGTTACAAGACGTCGGTAATCCTGTTGAAATAGCCGCATTATATAATGATGCGGGAGCAGATGAAATCGTATTTTTAGACATTACTGCGACGCATGAAGGGCGAAAAACGATTATAGATGTTGTAGAACAAACAGCCTCAAAGGTGTTTATTCCTCTTACAGTTGGCGGGGGGATTTCAAGTGTTAAAGATATGTACAATTTACTAAGAGCTGGAGCAGATAAAGTTTCAATAAACTCAGCGGCAGTGAGAAATCCGAAGTTAATCCAGGAAGGTGCGGAACATTTTGGCTCACAATGTATTGTCGTAGCAATCGATGCTAGAAAAGTAGCAGAAGATAAATGGAATGTATACGTAAATGGCGGAAGACTTAATACGGGAATGGATGCAATCGAATGGGCGAGACGCGTTGCCCAGCTCGGAGCAGGAGAAATTTTGTTGACGAGTATGGATGCAGATGGAACGAAAAACGGATATGATCTTCGTTTAACTGGAGCAATTTCAAACAGCGTTTCTGTTCCAGTAATCGCATCAGGTGGATGTGGTCATGTGGATCACATTATAGAAGTATTTCAAAAGACAACAGTTGATGCAGCATTAGCGGCATCAATCTTTCATTATGGTGAAGCGACTGTACAAGATGTAAAGAGAAAATTAAGAGAAGCAAACGTTGAGGTGCGGTTATGA
- the hisA gene encoding 1-(5-phosphoribosyl)-5-[(5-phosphoribosylamino)methylideneamino]imidazole-4-carboxamide isomerase: MEIFPAIDVKEGRCVRLYQGEFSKETVMNEDPVAQAIIFEKLGAKILHVVDLDGAIVGESVNLPVIEKICKAVRIPVQIGGGVRSLAAVEKLLSVGVEKVILGTAALYDKLFLEEAVRLYKEQIIVGIDAKNGFVATRGWLDVSEISYIDLAKQMESVGVQTIVFTDISKDGTLAGPNFEQLELLQKSVGIRVIASGGVASIQDVKRLNDMNIYGVIIGKALYEKTIDLEKVLQVTKLC; this comes from the coding sequence ATGGAAATCTTCCCAGCTATCGATGTAAAAGAAGGACGATGCGTCAGGCTTTATCAAGGAGAGTTTAGTAAAGAAACGGTGATGAATGAAGATCCAGTCGCACAAGCAATCATATTTGAAAAACTTGGAGCGAAAATACTACACGTTGTTGATTTAGATGGAGCAATTGTTGGGGAGTCAGTAAATTTACCTGTCATTGAAAAAATATGCAAGGCGGTACGTATTCCAGTGCAAATTGGAGGAGGAGTTCGGTCACTCGCGGCAGTGGAGAAGTTGTTGTCAGTAGGTGTAGAAAAAGTGATATTAGGAACGGCTGCCCTTTACGATAAATTATTTTTAGAAGAAGCGGTTCGTCTATATAAGGAGCAAATCATAGTTGGAATTGATGCGAAAAATGGTTTCGTAGCAACGAGGGGCTGGTTAGATGTGTCTGAAATTTCGTACATCGATTTAGCGAAGCAAATGGAAAGTGTAGGTGTTCAAACGATTGTGTTTACGGACATTTCAAAAGATGGGACACTTGCAGGACCAAATTTTGAGCAATTAGAGTTACTGCAAAAAAGTGTGGGTATTCGTGTGATTGCATCTGGAGGTGTCGCATCTATTCAAGATGTGAAAAGATTAAATGATATGAACATATATGGCGTCATTATTGGGAAGGCACTTTACGAGAAAACGATTGATTTAGAAAAAGTGTTACAGGTAACAAAACTATGTTAG
- the pssA gene encoding CDP-diacylglycerol--serine O-phosphatidyltransferase, translating into MYRAAIPNLFTLGNLYSGFLSIGYASLGYYKSAAILVLIGMMLDSLDGRVARLLRVDSQMGKELDSLADVVTFGAAPAVLMYYTSFSNYGIIGLYIAGLFPLFGAYRLARFNVTPSSTSMKYFTGVPITAAGGLVAFLTLFSHTIPKIVLITVFVTFAFLMVSRVRIPSLKDVPIPRYSIIITLFLVGIIITMYQTSFGNISVFLFIAIPLYILYMLSQFIRQRPSKKANKEK; encoded by the coding sequence TTGTATAGAGCAGCTATTCCAAACTTATTTACGCTCGGGAATTTATATAGCGGATTTTTGTCAATCGGCTATGCATCTTTAGGATATTATAAATCAGCTGCTATTTTAGTACTGATCGGGATGATGTTAGATAGTCTTGATGGTCGTGTCGCTCGTTTATTACGCGTTGATTCACAAATGGGAAAAGAGCTTGATTCACTCGCGGATGTTGTAACATTTGGCGCAGCACCTGCTGTTTTAATGTATTACACATCTTTTTCCAACTACGGAATCATTGGACTATACATAGCGGGATTATTCCCTCTGTTCGGAGCATATCGCTTAGCACGATTTAATGTAACACCATCTTCTACTTCTATGAAATATTTCACTGGAGTTCCGATTACCGCAGCAGGAGGGCTTGTTGCTTTCTTAACATTATTTTCACATACCATTCCAAAAATCGTTCTCATTACCGTATTTGTAACGTTCGCATTTTTAATGGTGAGCCGTGTTCGTATCCCAAGTTTAAAAGATGTACCAATTCCACGATATAGCATAATTATTACACTATTTTTAGTTGGAATTATTATCACAATGTACCAAACAAGTTTTGGCAACATTTCTGTTTTCTTATTCATTGCTATTCCACTATACATTTTGTATATGTTATCTCAATTTATTAGACAAAGACCTTCTAAAAAAGCGAATAAAGAAAAATAA
- the lysA gene encoding diaminopimelate decarboxylase, protein MYLHGTSRINGQGHLEIGGCDTTQLAKQYGTPLYVYDEESIRGKCRAFHRAFKESGFSYQVAYASKAFLCMEMCRVAREENMSLDVVSGGELYTALQAGFPASRIHFHGNNKTEEEMIMALQANIGCFVVDNFLELEILHDLAMQHGKFVNILIRVTPGVEAHTHEYITTGQEDSKFGFGVSNGQAMQAIELALQKSNYNVLGIHSHIGSQIFETAGFVRAIEVLRQFLEEVRERTHYVMKVLNVGGGFGIRYTDSDTPLTLETYVHAVTSTIREQFTLCEYPLPEIWIEPGRSIVGDAGTTLYTVGAVKEIPGIRKYVSVDGGMTDNLRPALYGARYEAMLANRGNDENEELVSIAGKCCESGDMLIWDINLPQVASSDLLAISCTGAYGYSMANNYNRIRRPAVVFAKGGTSQIVVERETYENIIGNDRIRIKELV, encoded by the coding sequence ATGTATTTACACGGCACAAGCCGAATCAATGGGCAAGGACACTTAGAAATTGGTGGGTGCGATACGACGCAGCTAGCAAAACAATACGGAACACCACTTTATGTATACGATGAAGAGTCTATTCGAGGAAAGTGCCGCGCGTTTCATCGTGCTTTTAAAGAAAGTGGTTTCTCTTATCAAGTAGCATATGCAAGCAAGGCGTTCTTGTGCATGGAGATGTGCCGAGTAGCTCGTGAAGAGAATATGTCTTTAGATGTTGTTTCTGGAGGAGAATTATATACTGCGCTCCAAGCTGGTTTTCCGGCATCGCGTATTCATTTTCACGGAAATAATAAAACAGAAGAAGAAATGATTATGGCTCTTCAGGCGAATATCGGTTGTTTTGTAGTAGATAATTTCTTAGAATTAGAAATTTTACATGATTTAGCAATGCAACATGGGAAATTTGTGAACATATTAATCCGTGTAACGCCTGGAGTAGAGGCACATACACACGAATATATAACAACAGGTCAAGAGGATTCGAAATTTGGGTTTGGTGTTTCAAATGGTCAAGCGATGCAAGCAATTGAGCTTGCCTTGCAAAAATCAAATTATAATGTGCTAGGAATTCACTCGCACATCGGATCACAAATATTTGAAACGGCTGGATTTGTTCGAGCAATTGAAGTACTCCGCCAATTTTTAGAAGAAGTGAGAGAGCGAACACATTATGTGATGAAAGTATTAAATGTGGGCGGAGGTTTCGGTATACGTTATACGGATTCAGATACACCGTTAACACTTGAAACGTATGTGCACGCTGTAACAAGTACGATAAGAGAACAATTTACATTATGTGAATATCCGCTTCCAGAAATATGGATTGAACCAGGTCGTAGTATTGTAGGTGATGCTGGAACAACACTTTATACAGTCGGAGCGGTGAAAGAGATTCCTGGCATTCGGAAATATGTTTCAGTCGATGGTGGAATGACAGATAATTTAAGACCAGCGCTATACGGAGCCCGTTATGAGGCGATGTTGGCGAATCGAGGGAATGATGAGAATGAGGAACTCGTTTCGATTGCTGGGAAATGCTGTGAAAGTGGAGATATGCTGATTTGGGATATTAACTTACCGCAAGTTGCTTCTTCTGATTTACTAGCAATTTCTTGCACGGGGGCATATGGGTACTCGATGGCGAATAATTATAATCGTATTCGTAGACCAGCTGTCGTCTTTGCAAAAGGCGGGACGTCACAAATTGTCGTAGAACGTGAAACATATGAAAATATCATTGGGAACGATCGCATACGTATTAAAGAGCTGGTGTGA
- a CDS encoding 2-hydroxyacid dehydrogenase family protein, which produces MLVVAKILVAGKIPEIGLELLKNHDVEMYNKEELISVEELAERVKDKDALLSLLSTKVSKEVIDAAPNLKIIANYGAGYDNIDYTYAGEKGIAVTNTPKVSTEATAELTFALLLAAARRIPEGDTLCRTTGFNGWAPLFFLGREVHGKTIGIIGLGEIGKAVAKRARAFGMNVLYTGPNRKPEAESELEATYVTLEELLQTADFITINCAYNPKLHHMIDEEQFKMMKKTAYIVNASRGPIMHEFALAHALKTNEIEGAALDVFEFEPKITEELKGLKNVVLAPHVGNATFETRDAMAEMAVRNILAVLNGEEPVTPVNQKVLVTK; this is translated from the coding sequence GTGTTAGTAGTGGCGAAAATATTAGTAGCAGGGAAAATTCCAGAAATCGGATTAGAATTATTGAAAAATCATGATGTAGAAATGTACAATAAAGAAGAATTAATTAGTGTAGAAGAGTTAGCAGAACGTGTAAAAGATAAAGATGCACTTTTAAGCTTACTTTCTACGAAGGTATCGAAAGAGGTTATTGACGCAGCACCAAACTTGAAAATTATCGCAAATTATGGTGCTGGTTACGATAATATTGATTACACATATGCTGGAGAAAAGGGTATTGCTGTTACAAATACGCCGAAAGTATCTACAGAGGCAACAGCAGAATTAACGTTTGCACTGCTTTTAGCAGCGGCACGTAGAATTCCTGAAGGGGATACCTTATGTCGTACAACTGGATTTAACGGCTGGGCACCATTATTTTTCTTGGGTCGTGAAGTGCACGGTAAGACAATTGGAATCATTGGCCTCGGAGAAATTGGGAAGGCAGTTGCAAAGCGTGCGAGAGCATTTGGAATGAATGTTTTATATACAGGACCAAATCGAAAGCCTGAAGCTGAAAGTGAACTGGAAGCAACATACGTAACGTTAGAAGAATTATTACAAACAGCGGACTTTATTACAATTAACTGTGCTTATAATCCGAAATTACATCATATGATTGATGAAGAACAGTTTAAAATGATGAAGAAAACAGCATATATTGTAAATGCTTCACGTGGACCAATTATGCATGAATTTGCACTTGCTCATGCACTAAAAACAAATGAAATTGAAGGTGCAGCTCTTGACGTGTTTGAATTTGAACCGAAAATTACAGAAGAGCTAAAAGGATTAAAGAATGTGGTGCTTGCTCCTCACGTAGGAAATGCAACATTCGAAACACGTGATGCAATGGCTGAAATGGCAGTAAGAAATATTTTAGCTGTATTAAATGGTGAAGAACCTGTAACACCTGTAAATCAAAAAGTATTAGTTACAAAATAA
- the hisE gene encoding phosphoribosyl-ATP diphosphatase — MEDILKLLFETIEERKKNPLSESYTNYLFSKGEDKILKKIGEECTEVIIASKNNDKEEIVKEMVDVFYHCFVLLAEKNIPLEDVMQEVKERNGKLSRVGDRREIDTL, encoded by the coding sequence ATGGAAGATATCCTTAAGTTATTATTTGAAACAATTGAAGAACGAAAGAAAAATCCACTCTCTGAATCATATACGAATTATTTATTTTCAAAAGGTGAAGATAAAATTTTAAAGAAAATTGGTGAGGAGTGCACCGAAGTAATTATTGCGTCTAAAAATAATGATAAAGAAGAAATAGTAAAAGAAATGGTTGATGTGTTCTATCACTGTTTTGTTCTATTAGCCGAAAAAAATATTCCATTAGAAGATGTCATGCAAGAAGTGAAAGAAAGAAATGGAAAGCTTTCGCGAGTAGGGGACAGAAGAGAAATAGATACATTATAA
- a CDS encoding phosphoadenylyl-sulfate reductase, with the protein MLTYETWKENSVSFSEEDETKGALSVLSWAYNEYKDEIVYACSFGVEGMVLLHLINQVNPSAKVVFLDTNVHFQETYELIKKVREKFPSLNIIEKQPELTLDEQAKLHGEKLWESNPNLCCSIRKILPLEKSLAAEKAWISGLRREQSETRKHTQFINQDRRFQSIKVCPLIHWTWKEVWRYVYKHSLPYNPLHDVGYPSIGCEKCTLPVGDGGNSRDGRWAGKMKTECGLHFQ; encoded by the coding sequence ATGTTGACGTACGAAACGTGGAAAGAAAATAGTGTTTCATTTTCTGAAGAAGATGAAACGAAAGGCGCGCTATCAGTATTAAGTTGGGCTTATAACGAATATAAAGATGAAATTGTATATGCATGTAGCTTTGGGGTGGAGGGAATGGTTTTATTGCATCTTATAAACCAAGTAAATCCATCTGCTAAAGTTGTATTTTTGGATACAAATGTTCATTTTCAAGAAACATACGAATTAATTAAGAAGGTACGCGAGAAATTTCCTTCATTAAATATTATAGAAAAACAGCCAGAACTTACACTCGATGAACAAGCGAAGCTTCATGGAGAGAAGTTATGGGAAAGTAATCCGAATCTTTGCTGTAGTATTAGAAAAATTTTACCGTTAGAAAAATCATTAGCAGCGGAAAAAGCGTGGATATCAGGCTTAAGAAGGGAACAATCAGAAACGCGTAAGCATACACAGTTTATAAATCAAGATCGTCGTTTTCAATCTATTAAAGTTTGTCCACTCATTCATTGGACTTGGAAAGAAGTTTGGCGATATGTATATAAACATAGTTTGCCGTATAACCCATTGCATGATGTTGGCTATCCGAGTATTGGGTGTGAGAAATGTACATTACCTGTAGGTGATGGTGGCAACTCAAGAGATGGAAGATGGGCTGGGAAAATGAAGACGGAATGTGGCCTTCACTTTCAATGA
- a CDS encoding histidinol phosphate phosphatase domain-containing protein, whose protein sequence is MKVDYHIHLEEGPYSIGWLAKINDELQYFEPLKEEKHSMEWLMKTQERLQRRVKEGPFTAKWIDLYLEEAVRKGIKEVGIVDHLYRFHEAKGYYEKHVDISDSKLGRLQKEWLDQVRVTSIYDFTKAIEEAKERWSKRGITLKLGIEADYFIGGEQELKGLLALGDFDYVIGSVHFIDGWGFDNPDTKEYFGTHELHTLYHTFFATVESAVRSELFDIIAHLDNIKVFNYRLNENEQLSYYKEIACALVETNTATEINAGLYYRYPVREMCPSPLYLQVLAKHGVPITLSSDAHYPNDLGKYVEENIKTLRNHDISHIATFTKRVRTMRLLEEEGIISK, encoded by the coding sequence ATGAAAGTGGACTATCACATTCATTTAGAAGAAGGGCCATATTCAATAGGGTGGCTAGCTAAAATAAATGATGAGCTACAATATTTTGAACCGCTTAAAGAAGAAAAACATTCTATGGAATGGCTTATGAAAACACAAGAACGCCTGCAAAGACGTGTGAAGGAAGGTCCATTTACAGCGAAATGGATTGATTTATATTTAGAAGAAGCTGTGCGAAAAGGTATAAAAGAAGTTGGTATTGTCGATCATTTATATCGTTTTCATGAAGCGAAAGGATATTATGAAAAGCATGTAGATATTAGTGATTCTAAGCTTGGTCGCCTGCAAAAAGAATGGTTAGATCAAGTAAGAGTAACGTCTATTTATGATTTTACAAAGGCGATTGAAGAGGCAAAAGAGCGATGGAGTAAACGAGGGATAACGCTCAAACTTGGAATTGAAGCGGATTATTTTATCGGGGGTGAACAAGAGTTAAAAGGTTTACTAGCATTAGGAGACTTTGATTATGTAATCGGTTCGGTCCATTTTATAGATGGATGGGGATTTGATAATCCAGATACGAAAGAGTATTTTGGTACGCATGAGTTACATACTTTATATCACACGTTTTTCGCTACAGTTGAAAGTGCTGTTCGTTCCGAGCTTTTTGATATTATAGCTCACCTCGATAACATAAAAGTATTTAATTATCGATTGAATGAGAATGAACAGCTTTCTTATTATAAGGAAATTGCTTGTGCGTTAGTGGAAACAAATACAGCAACAGAAATAAATGCGGGATTGTACTATCGATATCCTGTGCGCGAAATGTGCCCAAGTCCGCTTTATTTACAAGTATTAGCTAAACATGGAGTTCCGATTACTCTATCCTCAGATGCCCATTATCCGAATGATTTAGGAAAGTATGTGGAAGAGAATATAAAGACATTACGCAATCATGATATTTCTCACATAGCTACATTTACGAAACGAGTAAGAACGATGAGATTGCTTGAAGAAGAAGGAATAATTTCAAAATGA
- the hisI gene encoding phosphoribosyl-AMP cyclohydrolase, whose translation MKPNFAKGLIPAVVIEEDTKEVLMLAYMNEEAYDKTLETKRTWFYSRSRQSLWNKGGTSGNVQYVQSLYLDCDQDAIVVVVKQVGPACHTGEKTCFHYKII comes from the coding sequence ATGAAACCTAATTTTGCAAAAGGATTGATACCAGCTGTTGTTATCGAGGAAGATACGAAAGAAGTTTTAATGTTAGCTTATATGAATGAAGAAGCGTATGACAAGACGCTGGAAACGAAAAGAACATGGTTTTATTCCCGTTCGAGACAATCGTTATGGAATAAAGGAGGTACATCGGGAAATGTCCAATATGTGCAATCACTTTATTTAGACTGTGATCAAGATGCAATCGTTGTTGTCGTAAAGCAAGTAGGGCCTGCTTGCCATACGGGAGAAAAAACGTGTTTTCACTACAAAATTATATAG